A part of Streptomyces sp. NBC_01210 genomic DNA contains:
- a CDS encoding patatin-like phospholipase family protein — translation MTRTIGLALSGGGSRAAAFHLGCLRALNDRDLLDRIRVVSGISGGSLLAALWAYGPPDFADFDARTTDLLRSGLQLEIARQAFKPSAAVRNLTAAARAGTRGLFPRHSGVSVARPANRTDALAAVLTHKAFGTQTMADVTHTGLDVVLTATDLATTNAVRFGSTRSGCSRYGTITEPIHVATAVAASAAYPALLPALERTFTFQHRDGHQQQHTVLLTDGGVYDNLGLSVLEPGRSPDHTQHVYDVPFIIACDAGLGELALKAPHFMPGRLSRSFATVHRKSQDSARSRLHEWAVSGRIDCFALAYLGMKDERLPAPPADLVPRSAVAGYPTNFAAMAHSDFEAITIRGEQLMRTVLPMYLRRAHR, via the coding sequence ATGACCCGCACCATCGGCCTCGCCCTGTCCGGCGGCGGCTCCCGCGCCGCCGCCTTCCACCTCGGCTGCCTGCGCGCCCTTAACGACCGCGATCTCCTCGACCGCATCCGCGTCGTCTCCGGCATCTCCGGCGGCTCCCTCCTCGCCGCCCTGTGGGCCTACGGCCCGCCAGACTTCGCCGACTTCGACGCTCGTACCACCGACCTGCTGCGTTCAGGCCTCCAACTGGAAATCGCACGACAGGCGTTCAAGCCCTCCGCAGCCGTGCGCAACCTCACCGCGGCCGCCCGCGCAGGCACCCGCGGACTGTTCCCCCGCCACAGCGGCGTCAGCGTCGCCCGCCCCGCCAACCGCACCGACGCCCTGGCCGCCGTCCTCACCCACAAGGCGTTCGGCACCCAGACCATGGCCGACGTCACCCACACCGGCCTCGACGTCGTCCTCACCGCCACCGACCTGGCCACCACCAACGCCGTCCGCTTCGGCAGCACCCGTAGCGGCTGCTCCCGCTACGGCACCATCACCGAACCCATCCACGTCGCCACCGCCGTCGCCGCGTCTGCCGCCTACCCCGCGCTCCTGCCGGCCCTGGAACGCACCTTCACCTTCCAGCACCGCGACGGACACCAGCAGCAGCACACCGTGCTGCTCACCGACGGCGGTGTCTACGACAACCTCGGCCTGTCCGTCCTCGAGCCCGGACGCTCACCGGACCACACCCAGCACGTCTACGACGTACCTTTCATCATCGCCTGCGACGCCGGCCTGGGCGAACTCGCCCTGAAGGCACCGCACTTCATGCCCGGACGCCTCAGCCGCTCCTTCGCCACCGTCCACCGCAAGTCACAGGACTCCGCCCGCTCCCGCCTGCACGAGTGGGCGGTGAGCGGACGCATCGACTGCTTCGCCCTCGCATACCTCGGCATGAAGGACGAACGCCTGCCCGCACCGCCCGCCGACCTCGTCCCGCGCAGCGCGGTCGCCGGCTACCCGACCAACTTCGCCGCCATGGCCCACAGCGACTTCGAGGCCATCACCATCCGGGGCGAACAGCTCATGCGCACCGTCCTGCCGATGTATCTGCGCCGGGCACACCGCTGA
- a CDS encoding ThiF family adenylyltransferase, producing MKDSTTLELTEGQQLALDQLHRIVQASQGSMAATHVTAATGRSGYVEARISVGCANLSRTQGGLRLRSVEAVTLLIPPNFPFAAPSVRTRHTRFAGAPHVNWGRHLCLYRSTATEWDPADGMYGFINRLLDWFEAGAAGELDRPGEPLHPPNALTDHTAGLLVIRRDAPVALPDGPWLGAAVLHQVDDTRSDVVGWLAVEDPWPATLEQLRQTAALPAGARAFLAPAVVTTKHLTFEYPLTARDLVDALARDHITPRLLLGLTGFVADHNRTLLHPDGDAPDEDDEDTPAAPVHLLLGTPSRGIAGDGPRQTHLVAWHLPDFADRIGRLAADTAFSGRPYLAELGDEVIQFGTEWLDRLPTRWMRIYEARPEVTVRRDHATPAAWLRGKRILVLGAGALGAPVADMCARAGASHITVADQALVHPGILARQPYADADIGRSKARVLADRLNRIDPHHTHVEALVGDITNRLSELDLHTFDLIWDCTANRIVRAHLERARRTDAIPWPHLATLMIGHHATRGIAALSSYGATGGGADVLRRTALAAHTDITHTFDDLIEDFFPTQPRTELFQPEPGCSDATFTGSAADVTALAGQLVTGILHALAHPADRPTMATLIVRMPAGPTDAQPAGPRWLTWPNDTLVTDKATGYDVRITPAALAEMRAEARRGARVRGPRVETGGTLLGIVDDATGVIFVDEATGPPPDSLLTETYFRHGLDGVGAHLAARREATGNSSRFLGMWHTHPHTAAQPSATDRAAMTSLTLPLDDAPARALVLIAGGPEPVWHKWLATGDGPDLYAHLATRTASAATEPLSPQPPVHLGPVTWWPGGYATRPHGPVPFPRKARP from the coding sequence GTGAAGGACAGCACCACCCTGGAACTCACTGAAGGCCAGCAGCTCGCCCTCGACCAGCTCCACCGGATCGTCCAGGCCTCCCAAGGATCGATGGCGGCCACGCACGTGACCGCCGCCACCGGCCGGTCCGGGTACGTCGAGGCCCGCATCAGCGTCGGCTGCGCCAACCTGTCGCGTACCCAGGGCGGTCTGCGGCTGCGCAGTGTCGAGGCGGTCACCTTGCTGATCCCCCCGAACTTTCCCTTCGCCGCCCCCAGCGTGCGGACTCGGCACACCCGCTTCGCCGGTGCCCCGCACGTCAACTGGGGCCGCCACCTGTGCCTGTACCGCTCGACGGCGACCGAGTGGGATCCGGCCGACGGCATGTACGGGTTCATCAACCGCCTCCTGGACTGGTTCGAGGCGGGCGCCGCGGGAGAACTGGACCGGCCCGGCGAACCCCTGCACCCCCCGAACGCCCTGACCGACCACACGGCGGGACTCCTCGTGATCCGCCGCGACGCGCCCGTCGCACTGCCGGACGGGCCGTGGCTGGGCGCCGCCGTGCTGCACCAGGTCGACGACACGAGAAGCGACGTGGTGGGCTGGCTTGCCGTCGAGGACCCCTGGCCCGCCACCCTGGAGCAGCTGCGGCAGACCGCCGCGCTCCCGGCCGGGGCCCGCGCGTTCCTCGCCCCCGCCGTCGTCACCACGAAGCACCTGACGTTCGAATACCCGCTCACCGCGCGGGACCTGGTCGATGCCCTGGCCCGCGACCACATCACGCCACGCCTGCTACTGGGGCTGACGGGATTCGTCGCGGACCACAACCGCACCCTGCTCCACCCCGACGGCGACGCGCCGGACGAGGACGACGAGGACACCCCGGCCGCGCCGGTACACCTGCTGCTGGGCACCCCCTCCCGGGGGATCGCCGGCGACGGCCCACGCCAGACACACCTGGTGGCCTGGCACCTGCCCGACTTCGCCGACCGGATCGGGCGCCTGGCCGCCGACACCGCCTTCAGCGGCCGCCCGTACCTGGCCGAACTCGGCGACGAGGTCATCCAGTTCGGCACCGAGTGGCTCGACCGTCTGCCCACCCGGTGGATGCGCATCTACGAGGCCCGCCCCGAAGTCACCGTCCGCCGCGACCACGCCACCCCTGCAGCCTGGCTGCGGGGCAAGCGCATCCTCGTCCTGGGCGCGGGCGCCCTGGGAGCCCCCGTCGCCGACATGTGCGCACGCGCCGGCGCCTCGCACATCACCGTCGCCGACCAGGCGCTCGTCCACCCGGGCATCCTGGCCCGCCAGCCCTACGCGGACGCCGACATCGGCCGCTCCAAGGCGAGAGTCCTGGCCGACCGCCTCAACCGGATCGACCCCCACCACACCCATGTCGAAGCACTCGTCGGCGACATCACCAACCGGCTGTCCGAACTCGACCTGCACACCTTCGACCTGATCTGGGACTGTACCGCCAACCGCATCGTCCGTGCCCACCTCGAACGCGCCCGCCGCACCGATGCCATCCCCTGGCCCCACCTGGCCACGCTGATGATCGGCCACCACGCCACCCGCGGCATCGCCGCCCTCTCGTCCTACGGTGCCACCGGCGGCGGAGCCGACGTCCTGCGCCGCACCGCGCTGGCCGCGCACACCGACATCACGCACACCTTCGACGACCTGATCGAGGACTTCTTCCCCACCCAGCCCCGTACGGAGCTCTTCCAGCCCGAACCCGGCTGCTCGGACGCCACCTTCACCGGCTCGGCCGCCGACGTAACCGCACTGGCCGGACAACTGGTGACCGGCATCCTCCACGCCCTGGCCCACCCCGCCGACCGGCCTACCATGGCAACGCTCATCGTACGCATGCCCGCTGGACCCACCGACGCCCAGCCTGCCGGGCCGCGCTGGCTGACATGGCCCAACGACACCCTCGTCACGGACAAGGCCACCGGCTATGACGTACGCATCACCCCCGCCGCACTCGCTGAGATGCGCGCGGAAGCCCGCCGGGGCGCCCGTGTGAGGGGCCCGCGCGTGGAAACCGGCGGGACCCTGCTCGGCATCGTCGACGACGCCACCGGCGTGATCTTCGTCGACGAGGCCACCGGCCCGCCCCCTGACTCCCTGCTGACTGAGACCTACTTCCGGCACGGCCTGGACGGTGTCGGCGCTCACCTCGCCGCCCGCCGGGAGGCGACCGGCAACAGCAGCCGCTTCCTGGGCATGTGGCACACCCACCCGCACACCGCCGCGCAGCCCAGTGCCACCGACCGCGCCGCCATGACCAGCCTCACCCTGCCACTGGACGACGCCCCCGCCCGCGCCCTCGTCCTCATCGCCGGAGGACCGGAGCCCGTCTGGCACAAGTGGCTCGCCACCGGTGACGGCCCCGACCTCTACGCCCACCTCGCCACCCGCACCGCCTCCGCCGCGACCGAGCCGCTCTCGCCGCAACCACCCGTCCACCTCGGCCCTGTGACGTGGTGGCCCGGCGGCTACGCCACCCGCCCCCACGGCCCCGTTCCCTTCCCACGCAAGGCTCGCCCATGA
- a CDS encoding DUF3892 domain-containing protein: protein MAIQITAVRLSGGTTHEHITRLWWTNPATAKTGDNTRAEIVTWIEDEKGQAYTSDAGGHRAEVAVVPPPRGEKYLRTHADGVWTNNLLALPRR, encoded by the coding sequence ATGGCCATCCAGATCACCGCGGTACGCCTGTCCGGCGGCACCACGCACGAGCACATCACCCGCCTGTGGTGGACCAACCCGGCGACCGCCAAGACCGGCGACAACACCCGGGCGGAGATCGTCACCTGGATCGAAGACGAAAAGGGCCAGGCCTACACGAGCGACGCAGGAGGGCACCGGGCGGAGGTCGCCGTGGTGCCCCCGCCGCGCGGCGAGAAGTACCTGCGGACCCACGCCGACGGGGTGTGGACCAACAACCTCTTGGCCCTTCCCCGCCGCTGA
- a CDS encoding ImmA/IrrE family metallo-endopeptidase produces MVNYILAATARNQATAMLAELETHAPGAAQRLARSAFTELQTWPELTVDLVPEARTGSRCSVAGAYDFGPPARISVADAASRARRDFTAMHELGHHLQKNSFDLMAAFESQSDGGLLLEDAACDTFAAEILLPTPLVDHHLDAAGPTAPDIVELWRASGASRMAVCVRAVQHLPAPGHILLLDTGGQVVFAASHGLPPLRRGSFQGDIPTIAQARAGQGRADGRTQVRYRDGILGRELHAQTAPMNGYLVAVLVTDSAPWRTFTPPTKDTGPQAGEYICEHCDEEYRSFDPACPVCRVPNCPECGRCSCPARVSEHLCQGCFTLHPPAMFADGADRCLDCS; encoded by the coding sequence GTGGTCAACTACATACTCGCGGCCACTGCACGTAACCAGGCCACCGCGATGCTGGCGGAACTGGAGACGCACGCCCCGGGCGCAGCGCAGCGCCTGGCGCGCTCGGCCTTCACCGAACTGCAGACCTGGCCGGAGCTGACCGTCGACCTCGTCCCCGAGGCCCGGACCGGTTCCCGCTGCAGTGTGGCGGGCGCCTACGACTTCGGGCCGCCTGCGCGGATCTCCGTCGCCGACGCAGCCAGCCGCGCCCGCCGGGACTTCACCGCCATGCACGAGCTGGGCCACCACCTCCAGAAGAACAGCTTCGACCTGATGGCGGCCTTCGAGAGCCAGTCCGATGGCGGCCTGCTGCTGGAGGACGCGGCCTGCGACACCTTCGCCGCCGAGATCCTGCTGCCCACCCCGCTCGTCGACCACCACCTGGATGCCGCCGGCCCCACCGCCCCCGACATCGTGGAGCTGTGGCGCGCCAGCGGCGCCTCCCGCATGGCGGTGTGCGTCCGTGCCGTCCAGCACCTGCCCGCCCCCGGACACATCCTCCTCCTCGACACCGGAGGACAGGTCGTCTTCGCGGCCTCCCACGGCCTCCCGCCGCTGCGGCGCGGCAGCTTCCAGGGCGACATCCCCACCATTGCCCAGGCCCGGGCCGGCCAGGGCCGCGCGGACGGACGCACCCAGGTCCGCTACCGCGACGGCATCTTGGGGCGTGAACTGCATGCGCAGACCGCGCCGATGAACGGCTATCTGGTCGCCGTCCTCGTCACCGACTCAGCCCCCTGGCGCACCTTCACACCACCCACGAAAGACACCGGCCCCCAGGCGGGCGAGTACATCTGCGAGCACTGCGACGAGGAGTACCGCTCCTTCGACCCCGCCTGTCCCGTCTGTCGCGTCCCTAACTGCCCCGAGTGCGGCCGCTGTTCATGCCCCGCACGCGTGAGCGAACACCTGTGCCAGGGATGCTTCACCCTGCATCCGCCCGCGATGTTCGCCGACGGCGCCGACCGCTGCCTCGACTGCTCCTGA
- a CDS encoding TnsA-like heteromeric transposase endonuclease subunit, translating to MSGVEAPGCLLEGEAVPGAGQGVVAMYREPYGPVHSCSAAGLHGVALEEFGPVSEPVPYRGRKGIITYWPVATREQTVVCSSLRQWRLAVELDFDPAWAAFSAGPVELRWRAGGRLRRWRPDFLARTADGMREVLVLKPLEQESLPAARLQVLEEVAWAAGWRVRQVREPSGLRGRNLGWLAGYRFPAGDEDGQAWALLEAFRQPAGLRAGVAASGLDELTGLDLAYRMLWQRRLLFDVAQPLLPDALAWTA from the coding sequence GTGAGCGGGGTGGAGGCCCCCGGCTGCCTGCTGGAAGGTGAGGCGGTGCCGGGGGCGGGGCAGGGGGTCGTGGCTATGTACCGCGAGCCGTACGGGCCGGTGCACTCGTGCAGCGCGGCCGGGCTGCACGGGGTGGCGCTGGAGGAGTTCGGGCCGGTGAGTGAGCCGGTGCCCTACCGGGGCCGCAAGGGCATCATCACCTACTGGCCGGTGGCGACCCGGGAGCAGACCGTGGTGTGCAGCAGCCTGCGGCAGTGGCGGCTGGCGGTGGAGCTGGACTTCGATCCGGCCTGGGCAGCGTTCAGCGCCGGCCCGGTGGAACTGCGGTGGCGGGCGGGAGGCCGCCTTCGCCGGTGGCGCCCGGATTTCCTGGCGCGCACGGCCGATGGCATGCGTGAGGTGCTGGTGCTGAAGCCGCTTGAGCAGGAGAGCCTGCCCGCGGCGAGGCTTCAGGTGCTCGAGGAGGTGGCGTGGGCGGCCGGGTGGCGGGTGCGGCAGGTGCGTGAGCCGTCAGGGCTGCGCGGGCGCAACCTGGGATGGCTGGCCGGCTACCGGTTCCCCGCGGGTGACGAGGACGGCCAGGCGTGGGCGCTGCTGGAGGCGTTCAGGCAGCCGGCGGGTCTGCGAGCGGGGGTGGCGGCGAGCGGGCTGGACGAGTTGACGGGGCTGGACCTCGCTTACCGGATGCTCTGGCAGCGGCGGCTGCTGTTCGACGTCGCGCAGCCGCTGCTGCCCGATGCCTTGGCCTGGACGGCCTGA
- a CDS encoding transposase, protein MAGTGEGRFSESLSTGARVRWQEREWEVVEWQGSQVTLVEQGGGEVPRAVSYRWLVGAEDFAVVSGGAAQVAGGAALGGWGRQEGREEETGLWQARMVEIDTGLAPGRSEHARGFGPETTLAQRCAAMSARLVADGIRCSAHTLADKRRKWKAAGENPAVLLPATRDKRPGGFTDPRCLTAMQEVVARRAHESDVTIDLIREEVEDLLHSRYATELDDPAAVAALLPSRSTFYLRMKESGLAEALGQPTRARAALASTPPLPHGGREAVLRPGQVTQADTTPLRILARGDDGRPTATELTSLIDVANHSMCALMITPSRPQDTESGRPGQATRAIDLTLMLAQAFAPWPVMPGWDPLSAAAASTLPFGALRAADERFTEATAARPVIRPELIIYDQGSPYVSEHFTEVCDRLRIARRPARKRTPTDKPLAENFFTTLAHRFSQHVRHGWQGRSHKKRGRGIDRMPLFTIAELQQMAQEWVALEYQQTPDAGLRDPFRPHVVLSPNDMYAVQVARSGYRPMPLSPAQNRFFLLPRWVTPGKGGFMISYRTYQPVAQDAGHYREILLRGGSKLPGVGDKWECRFNPYRPERVWLYDHTADTWVTCDFRLRHLLHDPWTADMWQEHAEQHRAAGGSEQDEEAIALAQRDRRRRSRRPPPKRTGAEPPFQGMELDTEQPSQDPYAGLEEFDLSTLRPRPALPISPMAPPPVAAPAALPAGAATGGEQEGGQAPHPLAALFVDADASCGPPDTSVAGTPAEAYEVVDAELLDDLGSGADGEDSGEDGEGVIDVWEVDMPGGMEP, encoded by the coding sequence ATGGCGGGAACAGGTGAGGGCCGGTTTTCGGAGTCGCTGTCCACCGGGGCGCGGGTGCGCTGGCAGGAGCGCGAGTGGGAAGTGGTGGAATGGCAAGGGTCGCAGGTCACGCTGGTGGAGCAGGGCGGCGGGGAGGTGCCCCGGGCGGTGTCGTACCGGTGGCTGGTGGGCGCGGAGGACTTCGCCGTCGTCAGCGGCGGTGCGGCGCAGGTCGCCGGCGGCGCGGCCCTTGGCGGGTGGGGTCGGCAGGAGGGGCGGGAGGAGGAGACCGGGCTGTGGCAGGCGCGCATGGTGGAGATCGACACCGGTCTGGCACCGGGCCGAAGTGAGCATGCGCGGGGATTCGGGCCGGAAACGACGCTGGCCCAGCGGTGCGCCGCAATGTCGGCGCGGCTGGTCGCCGACGGCATCCGCTGCTCCGCCCACACCCTCGCCGACAAGCGGCGCAAATGGAAAGCGGCCGGGGAGAACCCAGCCGTCCTGCTGCCCGCGACGCGGGACAAACGGCCGGGGGGCTTCACCGACCCGCGGTGCCTGACCGCCATGCAGGAGGTAGTGGCCCGGCGCGCACACGAGTCGGACGTGACCATCGACCTGATCCGCGAGGAGGTCGAGGACCTGCTGCACTCGCGCTATGCCACCGAACTCGACGACCCGGCTGCCGTGGCGGCCCTGCTGCCCTCCCGTTCCACCTTCTACCTGAGGATGAAGGAGTCCGGTCTGGCCGAGGCGCTGGGCCAGCCCACGCGGGCCCGGGCCGCCCTGGCCTCCACCCCACCCCTGCCCCACGGCGGGCGCGAAGCCGTCCTGCGGCCGGGACAGGTCACCCAGGCCGACACCACACCGCTGCGGATCCTGGCCCGCGGCGACGACGGCCGGCCCACCGCCACGGAGCTGACCTCGCTGATCGACGTGGCCAACCACAGCATGTGCGCGCTGATGATCACGCCCAGCCGTCCCCAGGACACCGAGAGCGGACGGCCCGGCCAGGCGACCCGGGCGATCGACCTGACCCTGATGCTGGCGCAGGCCTTCGCACCCTGGCCGGTGATGCCCGGCTGGGACCCGCTGAGCGCGGCCGCCGCCTCCACCCTGCCCTTCGGGGCGCTGCGGGCGGCGGACGAGCGGTTCACCGAGGCCACCGCCGCCCGCCCGGTCATCCGCCCCGAACTGATCATCTACGACCAGGGCAGCCCTTATGTGAGCGAGCATTTCACCGAGGTCTGCGACCGGCTGCGCATCGCCCGCCGCCCGGCACGCAAGAGGACCCCGACCGACAAGCCGCTCGCCGAGAACTTCTTCACCACCCTCGCGCACCGCTTCAGCCAGCACGTACGGCACGGCTGGCAGGGCCGCAGCCACAAAAAACGCGGCCGCGGCATCGACCGCATGCCGCTGTTCACGATCGCCGAGCTCCAGCAGATGGCCCAGGAATGGGTGGCCTTGGAGTACCAGCAGACCCCCGATGCGGGGCTGCGCGATCCGTTCCGGCCCCACGTCGTGCTGTCCCCCAACGACATGTACGCCGTCCAGGTGGCCCGCAGCGGCTACCGGCCCATGCCGCTCTCCCCCGCCCAGAACCGCTTCTTCCTGCTGCCGCGGTGGGTCACCCCCGGCAAAGGCGGCTTCATGATCAGCTATCGGACCTATCAGCCCGTCGCGCAGGACGCCGGGCACTACCGGGAGATCCTTCTGCGCGGCGGCTCGAAGCTGCCCGGCGTAGGGGACAAATGGGAATGCCGCTTCAATCCCTACCGTCCCGAGCGGGTGTGGCTGTACGACCACACGGCCGACACCTGGGTGACCTGCGATTTCCGGCTGCGGCACCTGCTGCACGACCCGTGGACCGCGGACATGTGGCAGGAGCACGCCGAGCAGCACCGCGCTGCTGGCGGCAGCGAGCAGGACGAGGAAGCGATCGCCCTGGCGCAGCGCGACCGGCGCCGCCGCAGCCGCAGGCCGCCGCCCAAGCGCACGGGAGCCGAACCGCCCTTCCAGGGAATGGAGTTGGACACCGAGCAACCCTCCCAGGACCCCTACGCGGGCCTGGAGGAATTCGACCTGTCCACCCTGCGGCCCCGCCCGGCGCTGCCCATCTCCCCCATGGCGCCCCCGCCGGTGGCCGCCCCGGCAGCCCTGCCCGCAGGGGCGGCCACCGGCGGAGAACAGGAAGGCGGGCAGGCTCCGCACCCGCTCGCGGCCCTCTTCGTCGATGCCGACGCCTCCTGCGGCCCGCCCGACACCTCCGTCGCCGGGACACCGGCCGAGGCGTACGAGGTCGTCGACGCCGAACTCCTCGACGACCTCGGCTCCGGTGCGGACGGCGAGGACAGCGGCGAGGACGGCGAGGGTGTCATCGACGTGTGGGAGGTGGACATGCCTGGGGGCATGGAGCCGTGA